One part of the Excalfactoria chinensis isolate bCotChi1 chromosome 8, bCotChi1.hap2, whole genome shotgun sequence genome encodes these proteins:
- the PIGC gene encoding phosphatidylinositol N-acetylglucosaminyltransferase subunit C isoform X1, with amino-acid sequence MTSTSNRALRIPAHRPSRPFSFALRLQQPSPEAADGRAAPPGGGSECPGVPCAAPGPAEAVPETPSGCERRSGALCRPPVGRMVCAQVETSPRRCWQKVLYERQPFPDNYVDQRFLEELRKNIHARQYQYWNVVFESGVVVQQLCSVCVFVVTWWYMDAGVLSPQGLFGAALLTSLLGYVLFDAIDAGVGRQESGRTRWADLKSTLVFTAFTYGFSPVLKTLTESISTDTIYAMSAFMLLGHLIFFNYGANAAIVSSTLSLNMAIFASVCLASRLPRSLHTFVMVTFAMQIFALWPMLQKKLKARTPYCYVGVTVLFALVALVGLASVSSVGAVLFASLLLSISCLCPYCLIRLQLLKDNIHGPWDEAEIKEDLSRFLM; translated from the exons ATGACAAGCACCTCCAACCGGGCGCTGAGAATCCCCGCACACCGCCCCTCTCGGCCCTTCTCCTTTGCGCTCcggctgcagcagcccagcccgGAGGCAGCGGACGGCCGCGCTGCTCCGCCAGGGGGCGGCTCCGAGTGCCCCGGCGTCCCTTGCGCCGCGCCGGGCCCGGCGGAAGCG GTCCCTGAGACACCGTCGGGCTGTGAGCGGAGGAGCGGGGCCCTGTGCCGGCCTCCCGTGGGGAGGATGGTCTGTGCGCAGGTAGAGACGAGCCCGAGGCGGTGCTGGCAGAAGGTGCTGTACGAGCGGCAGCCCTTCCCCGATAACTACGTGGACCAGCGGTTCCTGGAAGAGCTGCGGAAGAACATCCACGCCCGCCAGTACCAGTACTGGAACGTGGTCTTCGAGTCGGGGGTGgtggtgcagcagctctgcagcgtGTGCGTCTTCGTTGTGACCTGGTGGTACATGGATGCCGGGGTGCTGAGCCCGCAGGGGCTGTTTGGGGCGGCCCTGCTCACTTCTCTGCTTGGCTACGTCCTCTTTGATGCCATCGACGCCGGGGTTGGGCGGCAGGAGAGCGGGCGGACGCGGTGGGCGGACCTGAAAAGCACGCTGGTGTTCACTGCCTTCACCTACGGCTTCTCACCGGTGCTAAAGACGCTGACAGAGTCCATCAGCACAGACACCATCTATGCCATGTCGGCCTTCATGCTCCTCGGCCACCTCATCTTCTTCAACTACGGCGCCAACGCCGCCATCGTGTCCAGCACGCTGTCCCTCAACATGGCCATCTTCGCCTCGGTGTGCCTGGCCTCCCGCCTGCCTCGCTCCCTCCACACCTTCGTCATGGTCACCTTCGCTATGCAGATCTTTGCCCTCTGGCCcatgctgcagaaaaagctgaagGCCCGGACACCGTACTGCTATGTGGGGGTGACGGTGCTGTTTGCGCTGGTGGCCCTTGTGGGGCTGGCGAGTGTCTCCAGCGTGGGTGCTGTGCTCTTtgcctcactgctgctctccatcTCCTGCCTCTGCCCTTACTGCCTCATCCGGCTGCAGCTGCTCAAGGACAACATCCATGGGCCATGGGACGAGGCTGAAATCAAGGAGGACCTGTCCAGGTTCCTCATGTAG
- the PIGC gene encoding phosphatidylinositol N-acetylglucosaminyltransferase subunit C isoform X2, translating into MVCAQVETSPRRCWQKVLYERQPFPDNYVDQRFLEELRKNIHARQYQYWNVVFESGVVVQQLCSVCVFVVTWWYMDAGVLSPQGLFGAALLTSLLGYVLFDAIDAGVGRQESGRTRWADLKSTLVFTAFTYGFSPVLKTLTESISTDTIYAMSAFMLLGHLIFFNYGANAAIVSSTLSLNMAIFASVCLASRLPRSLHTFVMVTFAMQIFALWPMLQKKLKARTPYCYVGVTVLFALVALVGLASVSSVGAVLFASLLLSISCLCPYCLIRLQLLKDNIHGPWDEAEIKEDLSRFLM; encoded by the coding sequence ATGGTCTGTGCGCAGGTAGAGACGAGCCCGAGGCGGTGCTGGCAGAAGGTGCTGTACGAGCGGCAGCCCTTCCCCGATAACTACGTGGACCAGCGGTTCCTGGAAGAGCTGCGGAAGAACATCCACGCCCGCCAGTACCAGTACTGGAACGTGGTCTTCGAGTCGGGGGTGgtggtgcagcagctctgcagcgtGTGCGTCTTCGTTGTGACCTGGTGGTACATGGATGCCGGGGTGCTGAGCCCGCAGGGGCTGTTTGGGGCGGCCCTGCTCACTTCTCTGCTTGGCTACGTCCTCTTTGATGCCATCGACGCCGGGGTTGGGCGGCAGGAGAGCGGGCGGACGCGGTGGGCGGACCTGAAAAGCACGCTGGTGTTCACTGCCTTCACCTACGGCTTCTCACCGGTGCTAAAGACGCTGACAGAGTCCATCAGCACAGACACCATCTATGCCATGTCGGCCTTCATGCTCCTCGGCCACCTCATCTTCTTCAACTACGGCGCCAACGCCGCCATCGTGTCCAGCACGCTGTCCCTCAACATGGCCATCTTCGCCTCGGTGTGCCTGGCCTCCCGCCTGCCTCGCTCCCTCCACACCTTCGTCATGGTCACCTTCGCTATGCAGATCTTTGCCCTCTGGCCcatgctgcagaaaaagctgaagGCCCGGACACCGTACTGCTATGTGGGGGTGACGGTGCTGTTTGCGCTGGTGGCCCTTGTGGGGCTGGCGAGTGTCTCCAGCGTGGGTGCTGTGCTCTTtgcctcactgctgctctccatcTCCTGCCTCTGCCCTTACTGCCTCATCCGGCTGCAGCTGCTCAAGGACAACATCCATGGGCCATGGGACGAGGCTGAAATCAAGGAGGACCTGTCCAGGTTCCTCATGTAG